In Gigantopelta aegis isolate Gae_Host chromosome 6, Gae_host_genome, whole genome shotgun sequence, the following are encoded in one genomic region:
- the LOC121374430 gene encoding uncharacterized mitochondrial protein AtMg00860-like, giving the protein MVGNGEIGSEDKKLKKIRAVSKPQNRKELRKFLGLIGYYRKFIENFSEIAAPLTDMTKNSRSKVLQWTETTTAAFEKLKEKMSSAPVLKLPKLGERFTIRTDASGNGLGAVLMQESEDVTEVVSTERCRDGLLVWRCIQSYRDGLPG; this is encoded by the exons ATGGTGGGAAATGGTGAGATTGGATCAGAAGACAAAAAGTTGAAGAAAATCAGGGCAGTATCTAAACCACAGAACAGAAAAGAGTTGAGAAAATTTCTGGGACTTATAGGTTACTATAGAAAGTTTATTGAGAATTTTTCAGAAATTGCTGCTCCACTAACAGATATGACCAAGAACAGTCGGAGCAAAGTGTTGCAATGGACAGAGACTACGACAGCAGCGTTTGAGAAGTTAAAAGAAAAGATGTCTAGTGCACCAGTTTTAAAACTGCCTAAACTAGGAGAACGATTCACTATTAGAACAGATGCATCAGGTAACGGATTAGGTGCAGTGTTAATGCAAGAGAGCGAAG ATGTTACAGAAGTAGTGTCTACTGAGAGATGTAGAGATGGCTTGCTTGTGTGGAGATGTATCCAGAGTTATAGAGATGGCTTGCCTGGATGA